A section of the Ruania halotolerans genome encodes:
- a CDS encoding 3-oxoacyl-[acyl-carrier-protein] synthase III C-terminal domain-containing protein, which yields MPATAYLTGLGRYLPGEPVSNEAVASRLGGLDRRTERIRERIQKANGIRQRYYAMDTDGRTTELNEELAVHALQDALADRGIAAADLGMLACATTQGDLLVPGFASMVHGRLGGGPMQVLTAAGVCASSMAALDAAVSKVRLGDHPRAAVVGSELASRWLHQRRFDGVKDHLDAHFLRWMLSDGAGAAVVEFQPRPDRPSLRVDWVRQVSLAHEHEVCMRAGLDGGSAVAGRTWQDFEDVASAERAGLMQIRQETKVLDELAAAGLAQFEELVDLGLVDLKKLDHVICHYSTNVFRDLVFDALSARIPGLDQSRWFSNLETCGNTGAASIFIALEEAWRTERLAPGETVLLAVPESGRFSFGFAHLTVVEPRRSTR from the coding sequence ATGCCAGCGACTGCCTACCTGACCGGACTCGGCCGGTACCTGCCCGGCGAACCGGTATCGAACGAGGCGGTCGCGAGCCGGTTGGGCGGCCTTGACCGCCGAACTGAGCGGATCCGCGAGCGAATCCAGAAGGCCAACGGCATCCGGCAGCGCTACTACGCGATGGATACCGACGGCCGCACCACCGAGCTCAACGAGGAACTCGCAGTCCACGCGCTCCAGGACGCGCTGGCCGATCGCGGGATCGCCGCGGCGGACCTGGGCATGCTGGCTTGCGCCACCACCCAGGGTGATCTGCTCGTACCCGGCTTCGCCTCGATGGTGCACGGCCGGCTCGGCGGCGGTCCGATGCAGGTGCTCACTGCCGCAGGAGTCTGTGCTTCCAGCATGGCTGCGCTCGACGCAGCCGTGAGCAAGGTGAGGCTCGGCGACCACCCACGGGCCGCCGTCGTGGGCTCTGAGCTGGCCAGCCGCTGGTTGCACCAGCGGCGGTTCGATGGGGTCAAGGACCACCTGGACGCCCACTTCCTCCGGTGGATGCTTTCCGACGGCGCAGGTGCCGCGGTGGTCGAGTTCCAGCCACGACCCGACCGGCCCTCCTTGCGGGTGGACTGGGTGCGCCAGGTCTCCCTCGCGCACGAGCACGAGGTCTGCATGCGGGCAGGCCTGGATGGCGGGTCAGCCGTTGCCGGCCGCACCTGGCAGGACTTCGAGGATGTGGCATCGGCAGAGCGTGCCGGTCTGATGCAGATCCGGCAGGAGACCAAGGTGCTGGACGAACTCGCCGCCGCGGGTTTGGCACAGTTCGAGGAACTCGTGGATCTGGGCCTGGTGGACCTGAAGAAGCTCGATCACGTGATCTGCCACTACAGCACGAACGTCTTCCGCGATCTGGTCTTCGACGCCCTGAGTGCGCGAATCCCCGGCCTCGACCAGAGCCGATGGTTCTCCAACCTCGAGACCTGCGGGAACACCGGCGCGGCCAGCATCTTCATCGCGCTGGAGGAGGCGTGGCGCACCGAGCGACTCGCCCCAGGCGAGACCGTGCTGCTTGCCGTTCCTGAGTCGGGCCGGTTCTCGTTCGGCTTCGCCCACCTGACCGTTGTTGAGCCACGAAGGAGCACGAGATGA
- a CDS encoding TIGR03086 family metal-binding protein, whose translation MNPAQEHRRVASTFTDRARGAVDWDAPAPVEGWAARDVVRHLVTWFPEFLKVGADIELPVGPSVDEDPVAAWQVHADGVQAVLDDPATAERTFSHPHIGELPLAQAIDQFYTGDVFMHTWDLARATGQDETLDPDKCQAMLEGMEPMEELIRSSGQYGPRVEVPEGSDAQTRLLGFIGRDPLG comes from the coding sequence ATGAACCCGGCGCAGGAGCACCGCCGGGTCGCCAGCACCTTCACAGACCGGGCGCGCGGCGCCGTCGACTGGGACGCCCCCGCACCCGTGGAGGGCTGGGCGGCACGGGACGTGGTGCGCCACCTCGTCACCTGGTTCCCCGAGTTCCTCAAGGTCGGCGCCGATATCGAACTGCCGGTCGGCCCTTCCGTGGACGAGGATCCGGTGGCTGCCTGGCAGGTGCACGCCGATGGCGTGCAGGCGGTGCTCGATGATCCGGCGACGGCGGAGCGCACCTTCTCTCATCCCCACATCGGCGAGCTTCCACTCGCCCAGGCGATCGACCAGTTCTACACGGGCGACGTCTTCATGCATACCTGGGACCTGGCTCGCGCGACAGGGCAAGACGAGACGCTGGATCCGGACAAGTGTCAGGCGATGCTTGAGGGGATGGAGCCGATGGAGGAGCTGATTCGCTCCAGCGGCCAGTACGGTCCGCGCGTGGAGGTGCCGGAGGGTTCTGACGCCCAGACCCGTCTGCTGGGGTTCATCGGGCGGGATCCGTTGGGCTGA
- a CDS encoding SRPBCC family protein — MSKEATIDADPNLPVITITREFDAPPERVYRAWAEPELVKRWMGPRSVEMDIATWDCQTGGSYRYNAIQNGEVVAHFFGCFHDAIPGEKLVQTFGFEEMRDAVALEIMTFEPLEGGRTRIVAKSIVESMEAQQGMLASGMEIGINEGYEKLDELLAEGVA, encoded by the coding sequence ATGAGCAAAGAAGCAACGATCGACGCCGATCCGAACCTCCCGGTGATCACGATCACGCGCGAGTTCGACGCTCCACCGGAGCGGGTTTACCGTGCCTGGGCCGAGCCCGAGCTGGTCAAGCGCTGGATGGGCCCGCGATCGGTCGAGATGGACATCGCGACCTGGGACTGCCAGACCGGGGGTAGTTACCGCTACAACGCCATCCAGAACGGTGAGGTGGTAGCGCACTTCTTCGGGTGCTTCCACGATGCGATCCCTGGGGAAAAACTCGTGCAGACCTTTGGCTTCGAGGAGATGCGGGACGCCGTCGCGCTGGAGATCATGACGTTTGAACCGCTCGAGGGCGGCCGCACGCGGATCGTGGCGAAGTCGATCGTGGAGTCGATGGAGGCGCAGCAGGGCATGCTGGCCAGCGGTATGGAGATCGGCATCAACGAGGGATACGAGAAGCTCGACGAGCTCCTCGCCGAGGGCGTGGCATGA
- a CDS encoding ArsR/SmtB family transcription factor, with protein MADQLSRVFQALADETRRDLVARLASGDKTVGDLAEPYEMSLQAVSKHVRVLEDAGLVSRSRDAQKRPVHLEAEVLSLMTKWIERYRREAEERFQRLDAVLAEMADGEHNATGPTTGATTNEGAAS; from the coding sequence GTGGCCGATCAACTCTCTCGGGTGTTCCAAGCCCTGGCTGACGAGACCCGGCGGGATCTGGTGGCCCGGCTCGCCTCGGGTGACAAGACGGTCGGCGACCTGGCCGAGCCGTACGAGATGAGCCTGCAGGCGGTGTCCAAGCATGTGCGCGTCCTCGAAGACGCCGGGCTGGTGAGCCGGAGCCGAGACGCGCAGAAGCGGCCGGTTCACCTGGAAGCCGAAGTGCTCAGCCTGATGACGAAATGGATCGAGCGCTATCGGCGGGAAGCGGAGGAACGTTTCCAACGCCTGGACGCCGTCCTGGCCGAGATGGCCGACGGCGAGCACAACGCGACGGGCCCCACGACGGGGGCCACGACCAACGAAGGAGCAGCATCATGA
- a CDS encoding GntR family transcriptional regulator, which produces MEFDTASPIWGQLVAEFSRRIVTWAWPPGARISGVRELAAELGVNPNTVQRALAELERQGLCHSERTSGRFVTSDEARIDTLRAELAQEAADEYVRRARGLGMPASQAQQLIKERWHSDDDHSDHSPGA; this is translated from the coding sequence ATGGAGTTCGACACCGCGTCCCCGATCTGGGGCCAGCTCGTGGCGGAGTTCTCCCGGCGCATCGTCACCTGGGCGTGGCCACCGGGCGCGAGGATCTCCGGTGTCCGCGAACTCGCCGCAGAACTGGGCGTCAACCCGAACACCGTCCAGCGGGCATTGGCCGAACTGGAGCGACAAGGCCTGTGCCACTCGGAGCGGACCTCGGGCCGGTTCGTCACTTCAGATGAGGCCCGGATCGACACCCTTCGCGCCGAGCTGGCCCAGGAAGCAGCCGATGAGTACGTGCGCCGTGCCCGAGGGCTCGGGATGCCTGCAAGTCAGGCACAGCAACTGATCAAGGAGAGATGGCACAGCGATGACGACCACAGCGACCACAGCCCGGGAGCGTGA
- a CDS encoding ABC transporter ATP-binding protein has translation MTTTATTAREREPAMPGNEPLLQIRDLTIRYGNHTAVDRLNLNLPAGQIVGLLGENGCGKSTLLKALAGVYADYTGEISLGGHSPGPQSKAITSYLPDRSALPDRVRVSYCLDLYGDFFADFDRAKAGDLLDFFGLPESMRLKEMSKGMREKVQITLAMARQARVYLLDEPISGVDPAARQGILDGILRNLNEDSLLLIATHLIHDLEATLDSVVMMRRGKVLLTGQVDDLRAEHQASLDQLFRKVYGS, from the coding sequence ATGACGACCACAGCGACCACAGCCCGGGAGCGTGAGCCGGCGATGCCAGGCAACGAGCCGCTCCTGCAAATCCGCGACCTGACGATCCGCTACGGCAACCACACCGCCGTGGACCGGCTCAACCTCAACCTCCCGGCCGGCCAGATCGTCGGTCTGCTCGGCGAGAACGGCTGCGGGAAGTCGACACTGCTGAAGGCGCTCGCCGGCGTCTATGCCGACTACACCGGCGAGATCTCCTTAGGCGGGCACTCCCCCGGCCCGCAATCCAAGGCCATCACAAGTTACCTGCCCGACCGCAGCGCGCTCCCGGACCGGGTCCGGGTGAGCTACTGCCTCGACCTGTACGGCGACTTCTTCGCCGATTTCGACCGCGCGAAGGCCGGCGACCTGCTCGACTTCTTCGGACTTCCCGAGTCAATGCGGCTCAAGGAGATGTCCAAGGGCATGCGCGAGAAAGTGCAGATCACGCTGGCCATGGCCCGCCAGGCCCGGGTCTATCTGCTCGACGAGCCGATCTCTGGCGTTGACCCGGCCGCGCGCCAGGGCATTCTCGACGGCATCCTGCGCAACCTCAACGAGGACTCGCTGCTGCTGATCGCCACCCACCTGATCCATGACCTCGAAGCCACCCTGGACTCGGTGGTGATGATGCGCCGCGGCAAGGTCTTGCTCACCGGGCAGGTCGACGACCTGCGCGCTGAGCACCAAGCCAGCCTCGACCAGCTCTTCCGGAAGGTGTACGGCTCATGA
- a CDS encoding CDP-alcohol phosphatidyltransferase family protein, giving the protein MTGRGSAAAVRLVATVLPVLLLLILAHVKPIPPAGVILAILAGAAVPLVASILVNRRTAGGRFLPGDEVTLLRTGLIGGCAGYALLLPAGLSAQSWPIFVVALIAWVMDGLDGIVARRSGTASAEGGRFDVEADAVFVLAVSVIAAATVGWWVLVIGLMRYLWVVLSWWAPPLNRPLAHRPSRRRIAGFQGGVLVATLAPITPAPLAALACALALGFLIYSFARDGVHAWRSGRGSDPPVTVWG; this is encoded by the coding sequence GTGACTGGCCGAGGCTCGGCTGCCGCCGTGCGGTTGGTCGCGACCGTGCTTCCCGTGCTGCTCCTGCTCATCCTCGCGCACGTTAAGCCCATCCCCCCGGCTGGCGTGATCCTCGCGATACTCGCCGGCGCCGCCGTCCCGCTCGTTGCGTCGATCCTGGTGAACCGGCGCACGGCGGGAGGTCGATTCCTTCCGGGCGATGAGGTGACACTTCTGCGCACCGGCCTCATCGGCGGTTGCGCGGGATACGCACTCTTGCTGCCGGCGGGCCTGAGCGCACAGTCATGGCCGATCTTCGTGGTGGCGCTGATCGCGTGGGTGATGGATGGCCTGGACGGAATCGTGGCCCGTCGCTCTGGCACTGCCTCGGCGGAAGGCGGACGTTTCGACGTGGAGGCAGATGCCGTCTTTGTTCTCGCAGTCTCCGTCATCGCTGCCGCAACAGTCGGCTGGTGGGTGCTCGTGATCGGCCTGATGCGGTACCTGTGGGTAGTCCTCAGTTGGTGGGCCCCACCGTTGAATCGTCCCCTGGCGCACCGCCCGTCCCGACGGCGGATTGCTGGCTTCCAAGGTGGCGTGCTGGTGGCAACCCTCGCGCCCATCACCCCCGCCCCCCTTGCGGCACTCGCCTGCGCCTTGGCGCTGGGTTTCCTGATCTACTCCTTCGCGCGCGACGGCGTTCACGCGTGGAGATCGGGCAGGGGGAGTGACCCACCGGTCACGGTGTGGGGATAG
- a CDS encoding alpha-amylase family glycosyl hydrolase → MSSAENLIWWHVYPLGFVGADTTGADRTPTTRLPALTQWVDHLLELGANGLALGPIFDSSTHGYDTIDYFRIDPRLGTEDDLVELIEAAHAKGIDVMLDGVFNHVGPDFPALHTARESPSAAEGRLFKKDPDGGLVAFEGHGGLITLNHAAPEVAGLVTEVMTYWCDRGVDAWRLDAAYTVPVEFWTTVLPAVRERHPHVYVMGEVLHGDYATFVRDGGMDAVTQYELWQGIWHSIADHNFHELDHALGRHNTFLDAFVPYTFVGNHDVTRIASQIEDERHLPHALALLFTLAGTPSVYYGDELGLRAVKEERVGGDDAIRPSFPASANVQEIPGANTEILSLHQELIGLRRRHPWLHTARTRTVAVGNDVITLEVTGASGEALIVSLNIGDEQVRIADPAPGAYLAGRDCGLDGDELVVGPHGWTVARRR, encoded by the coding sequence ATGAGCTCGGCCGAGAACCTGATCTGGTGGCATGTCTATCCCCTGGGGTTCGTGGGCGCGGACACCACCGGCGCCGACCGCACCCCGACCACCCGGTTGCCTGCCCTGACTCAGTGGGTGGATCACCTGCTCGAATTAGGTGCCAATGGCCTCGCGCTCGGACCGATCTTCGACTCCTCCACGCACGGTTACGACACGATCGACTACTTCCGAATCGACCCGCGCCTGGGTACCGAGGACGACCTCGTCGAGTTGATCGAGGCCGCCCACGCGAAGGGCATCGACGTGATGCTCGACGGAGTCTTCAATCACGTGGGACCAGACTTCCCTGCGCTGCACACCGCCCGGGAGAGCCCGTCGGCTGCTGAGGGGCGCCTGTTCAAGAAGGACCCCGACGGCGGACTGGTCGCCTTCGAGGGGCACGGCGGCCTGATCACGCTGAACCATGCGGCACCCGAGGTGGCTGGGTTGGTCACCGAGGTCATGACCTATTGGTGCGACCGGGGCGTGGATGCGTGGCGTCTCGACGCCGCCTATACGGTGCCTGTCGAGTTCTGGACCACCGTGCTGCCCGCCGTCCGCGAGCGCCATCCGCACGTCTACGTGATGGGAGAGGTGCTGCACGGCGACTACGCCACATTCGTCCGGGACGGAGGCATGGACGCCGTCACCCAGTACGAGTTGTGGCAGGGCATCTGGCATTCCATCGCCGATCACAACTTCCACGAGCTCGACCACGCGCTTGGCCGGCACAACACCTTCCTGGACGCGTTCGTGCCGTACACCTTCGTGGGTAACCACGACGTGACGCGGATCGCCAGCCAGATCGAGGACGAGCGCCACCTCCCGCACGCGCTCGCGCTGCTGTTCACGCTCGCCGGCACGCCGTCGGTCTATTACGGCGATGAGTTGGGCCTGCGCGCGGTCAAGGAAGAACGGGTCGGCGGGGACGATGCGATCCGACCCAGCTTCCCAGCCAGCGCGAACGTCCAAGAGATCCCGGGCGCCAACACGGAGATTCTCTCCTTGCACCAGGAGCTGATCGGCCTGCGCAGGCGGCACCCATGGCTACACACAGCCCGAACCCGGACGGTCGCCGTCGGCAATGACGTGATCACGCTGGAAGTGACCGGCGCGTCCGGGGAGGCATTGATCGTCTCGCTCAACATCGGCGACGAGCAGGTACGGATCGCAGATCCCGCGCCGGGAGCGTACCTGGCCGGCCGAGACTGCGGACTCGACGGCGACGAGCTGGTGGTGGGACCGCACGGCTGGACCGTGGCCAGGCGGCGGTAG
- a CDS encoding NAD(P)H-dependent oxidoreductase yields the protein MTDTSSTLWISAHPTGRSLNGALQEAGVAHLSRDHAVATSDLYAMGWQAALTEQDLGAAVGQDESATFGARTRQAHLNGTLAPEIRAEQEKLRAADLLVLQFPLWWGGMPAILKGWVDRVFVNGFAFNVTNETGRTLKYGEGGLEGKRALVVVTAGDRELSFAAGGVNGHLEALLFPVLHGILWYTGIQPLRPHLIAATDRREFAGLDVERDRLLARLDHLDGEAPIDYRTLRHGGYDRDQRLITGAAPLDLGIHECVAAPV from the coding sequence ATGACTGACACCTCATCCACTCTCTGGATCTCCGCACACCCCACGGGCCGCTCACTCAATGGTGCCTTGCAGGAGGCGGGCGTGGCGCACCTGAGCCGGGATCACGCCGTCGCCACCTCGGACCTGTACGCCATGGGCTGGCAGGCGGCCTTGACCGAACAGGACTTGGGGGCCGCCGTCGGGCAGGACGAATCGGCCACCTTCGGCGCCCGTACCCGCCAGGCGCACCTGAACGGCACGCTTGCCCCCGAGATCCGCGCCGAACAGGAAAAACTGCGGGCTGCTGACCTGCTTGTGCTGCAGTTCCCGCTCTGGTGGGGCGGGATGCCGGCGATCCTCAAGGGCTGGGTGGACAGGGTCTTCGTGAATGGATTCGCGTTCAACGTCACCAACGAGACCGGGCGCACCCTCAAGTACGGCGAGGGTGGACTGGAGGGCAAGCGTGCACTCGTGGTGGTCACCGCGGGCGACCGGGAACTCTCGTTCGCGGCCGGGGGAGTGAACGGACATCTGGAGGCGCTGCTGTTCCCGGTGCTGCACGGGATCCTCTGGTACACCGGCATCCAGCCGCTGCGTCCGCACTTGATTGCCGCCACCGACCGGCGTGAGTTCGCCGGACTGGACGTCGAGCGTGATCGATTGCTCGCGCGACTGGATCACCTCGATGGCGAGGCGCCGATCGACTATCGCACGTTGCGTCACGGCGGCTACGACCGCGACCAGCGGCTCATCACCGGCGCCGCGCCGCTCGACCTGGGCATCCACGAGTGCGTGGCAGCTCCCGTGTGA
- a CDS encoding winged helix-turn-helix transcriptional regulator → MRTSVVNALAVCPVEVAISAVGGAWKLTIVKHLLTGTLRFGELRRAVGPVSERTLARQLRELETDGLIHREVYAEVPPRVEYSLTGLGASLREVVTAMDAWGAVLSREVETEHRARPA, encoded by the coding sequence ATGCGCACATCAGTGGTGAATGCCCTCGCGGTCTGTCCCGTCGAGGTGGCGATCAGCGCCGTCGGTGGAGCGTGGAAGCTGACCATCGTGAAACATCTGCTCACCGGTACGTTGCGGTTTGGCGAGTTGCGTCGCGCGGTCGGCCCGGTGAGCGAGCGGACACTGGCCCGCCAGCTGCGCGAACTCGAAACTGACGGCCTCATACACCGGGAGGTCTACGCCGAGGTCCCACCCCGTGTGGAGTACAGCCTCACCGGGCTCGGGGCGTCGCTGCGCGAGGTCGTGACGGCGATGGACGCCTGGGGCGCCGTACTCAGCCGGGAGGTCGAGACCGAGCACCGGGCCCGTCCAGCCTGA
- a CDS encoding helix-turn-helix transcriptional regulator, whose product MRADRLVATLLLMQTRGRVTAAELASELEVSVATARRDLEALSAAGVPVYSQPGRGGGWMLLGGARTDLTGLTSAEVRALFLSAGPGSSVAPPVRSALRKLMQALPETFRADAQAAADAVVVDAAGWGERSREPAAHVGVLEDALVRRRKVALDYVGRDRRRRRRLVDPWGLVSKDDVWYLVAGTESGRRTFRADRIVAATVIDEPADQPADLDLASEWERVVESVEQRRSAVTATALAAAGVLPVLQSQFGRHCEVLDTLEDGRVRVRLRAHMARSIAEHTAGLGAAVEVLEPEEVRAELACLGRELVGQYGSD is encoded by the coding sequence ATGCGCGCGGATCGGTTGGTCGCCACCCTCCTGCTGATGCAGACGCGCGGCCGGGTGACCGCGGCTGAGCTTGCCTCGGAACTCGAAGTGTCGGTGGCCACCGCTCGCCGGGACCTGGAGGCACTGTCCGCGGCCGGTGTGCCGGTCTACTCCCAGCCTGGCCGCGGTGGTGGGTGGATGCTGCTCGGCGGTGCGCGGACGGACCTGACCGGTCTCACCTCCGCTGAGGTGAGAGCACTGTTCCTCTCGGCCGGGCCGGGTTCATCCGTTGCGCCCCCGGTCCGGTCGGCGTTGCGCAAGCTGATGCAGGCGTTGCCGGAGACGTTCCGGGCCGACGCGCAGGCCGCGGCTGACGCCGTCGTGGTCGACGCCGCGGGGTGGGGCGAGCGCAGTCGAGAACCCGCGGCTCATGTGGGGGTGCTGGAAGACGCCCTGGTGCGCCGGCGCAAGGTCGCGCTCGACTACGTCGGCCGTGACCGCCGCCGCAGGCGTCGACTCGTCGATCCGTGGGGTCTGGTGAGCAAAGATGATGTCTGGTACTTGGTGGCCGGTACGGAGAGCGGCCGCCGAACGTTCCGCGCCGATCGAATTGTTGCCGCCACCGTGATTGACGAGCCCGCCGATCAGCCTGCCGATCTCGACCTGGCCAGCGAGTGGGAGCGTGTGGTCGAGTCGGTGGAGCAGCGACGATCCGCCGTCACGGCGACGGCCCTCGCGGCGGCCGGAGTGCTGCCGGTGCTGCAGAGCCAGTTCGGCCGACACTGCGAGGTGCTCGACACACTCGAGGATGGCCGCGTCCGTGTCCGGCTCCGCGCCCACATGGCTCGATCGATTGCCGAGCACACCGCTGGTTTGGGTGCCGCCGTGGAGGTTCTCGAACCGGAGGAAGTGCGAGCCGAGCTCGCCTGCCTCGGGCGAGAGCTCGTGGGCCAGTATGGCTCCGACTGA
- a CDS encoding VOC family protein codes for MFRGFATISFYADDMAAARDWYIELLGMEPYYAFPPPPAAPAYLEFRIGDDEDELGFIDRRYAPRGAANPPGGAVMFWHVDDLSATVERLLAMGAIEYEPVTPREAGFTTASVVDPFGNVLGVMHNPHYLEILAARKGE; via the coding sequence ATGTTCCGAGGATTCGCCACGATCAGCTTTTACGCCGACGACATGGCTGCGGCACGCGACTGGTACATCGAGCTGCTCGGGATGGAGCCGTACTACGCATTCCCGCCGCCTCCCGCCGCGCCGGCATATCTGGAGTTCCGCATCGGCGACGATGAGGACGAGCTCGGCTTCATCGACCGCCGATACGCTCCCCGCGGCGCCGCCAATCCCCCCGGTGGCGCGGTGATGTTCTGGCACGTCGACGACCTGAGCGCCACGGTGGAGCGGCTGCTGGCGATGGGGGCAATTGAGTATGAGCCCGTCACCCCCAGGGAGGCAGGATTCACCACCGCTTCCGTCGTGGACCCGTTCGGCAATGTGCTCGGTGTGATGCACAACCCGCACTACCTGGAGATTCTCGCGGCGAGGAAGGGCGAATAG
- a CDS encoding MFS transporter, with product MIRLYQGEIMHARLVLWVACTAQLLVVLDVSVVNVALPSIQAELEFGPTTASWVAMAYCVTFAGVLLVAARLADALGAERVLVGGVAFFAVTSAAGGFATDGAMLIGARAGQGLAAAAISPATFTLLTVTYPEGRERTQAIAVWTAVSVAGGGVGNVVSGLLTELISWRAVLLINLPIGLAIVLAAGALARRAISRPRAVPVSLTAVALAIGGFTCAILALSMVGASTVSIPVATAMVSVVFFALLGLHQHRAAHPLVPPGLLRRRGIALGNIATFLTAACFQVGIWYFLTYRMQTRWDYTPLQAGLAFLPLTGTLIAVNLWVVPRLMGRIGARPLIVAGALTASLGLVWQSVAEHGGFLLMIAAPAAVIGAGGGLMNTPLAAVVTSRVVSSEAGAASGLMNTAKQFGGAMGLAAATVAVAAAGTDRVAFLLMAALLALVALVAVGLPAPGVVARAVPPPREPARP from the coding sequence ATGATACGACTGTATCAAGGAGAGATCATGCACGCCCGGCTCGTTCTGTGGGTCGCCTGTACTGCTCAACTGCTGGTGGTGCTCGACGTCTCCGTGGTGAACGTTGCACTGCCGTCCATCCAGGCGGAGCTCGAGTTCGGTCCGACGACGGCCTCATGGGTCGCCATGGCCTACTGCGTCACTTTCGCTGGCGTGCTGCTCGTGGCCGCACGTCTGGCAGACGCACTCGGCGCCGAGCGAGTCCTCGTCGGTGGTGTGGCGTTCTTCGCCGTGACGAGCGCCGCGGGCGGGTTCGCTACCGACGGCGCGATGCTGATCGGGGCCCGAGCGGGCCAGGGTCTCGCCGCGGCCGCGATCTCGCCGGCCACGTTCACCCTCCTGACCGTCACGTACCCGGAGGGTCGCGAGCGGACGCAGGCGATCGCCGTCTGGACTGCGGTCAGCGTGGCGGGCGGCGGCGTGGGCAACGTCGTGAGCGGATTACTCACCGAGCTGATCTCCTGGCGGGCGGTCCTGCTCATCAACCTGCCGATTGGCCTCGCGATCGTGTTGGCAGCCGGTGCGCTGGCTCGGCGGGCGATCAGCCGCCCCCGTGCCGTGCCGGTGAGTCTCACCGCGGTGGCGCTCGCGATCGGTGGCTTTACCTGCGCGATCCTCGCGCTCTCCATGGTGGGCGCGAGCACTGTGTCGATTCCCGTCGCAACGGCAATGGTGAGCGTGGTGTTCTTCGCCCTGCTCGGCCTGCACCAGCACCGCGCTGCGCACCCGTTGGTTCCGCCCGGGCTGCTGCGCAGGCGAGGGATCGCGCTCGGCAACATCGCGACGTTCCTCACCGCCGCGTGTTTCCAAGTGGGGATCTGGTACTTCCTCACTTACCGCATGCAGACCCGCTGGGACTACACCCCGCTCCAGGCCGGATTGGCCTTCTTGCCCCTGACCGGCACATTGATCGCCGTGAACCTGTGGGTGGTCCCTCGATTGATGGGACGTATCGGTGCGCGCCCCCTGATCGTGGCCGGTGCCCTGACGGCGTCCCTCGGCCTGGTCTGGCAGTCCGTGGCCGAGCACGGGGGCTTCCTCCTCATGATCGCGGCACCGGCGGCCGTGATCGGGGCGGGTGGGGGCTTGATGAACACCCCGCTGGCTGCCGTCGTCACCAGTCGTGTCGTCAGCTCGGAGGCGGGGGCTGCCTCGGGTCTGATGAACACGGCCAAGCAGTTCGGTGGCGCGATGGGGCTGGCGGCGGCAACGGTCGCGGTCGCGGCAGCAGGCACGGATCGAGTGGCGTTCCTTCTGATGGCCGCGCTGCTCGCCCTTGTCGCGCTCGTGGCCGTCGGGCTGCCCGCGCCGGGGGTGGTCGCCCGCGCGGTCCCGCCGCCCCGCGAACCGGCGAGGCCGTAG
- a CDS encoding TetR/AcrR family transcriptional regulator has translation MSNEERRTTILDAVERLLGRGGIAAVTMREVAAEAGVSLRLVQYYGKSKDELLTAALERLATRSASRWQARRDSSATAGSLAAEIRAFFEEALPTDEMSRSFHRVGVSLELLAVTSADTPHGAYDAHLGSLADHLTEVCRAAEPGLDEAQARQLAVETMALCHGLGSLLMTGQVSAADVEAIVTRYVGAIEENRV, from the coding sequence ATGTCGAACGAGGAACGCCGCACCACGATCCTGGACGCAGTCGAACGACTCCTGGGCCGGGGCGGGATCGCCGCCGTGACCATGCGTGAGGTCGCGGCCGAGGCCGGAGTCTCGCTCCGCCTGGTCCAGTACTACGGCAAGAGCAAGGATGAGCTCCTCACGGCCGCACTGGAACGGCTCGCCACGAGGAGCGCCAGCCGATGGCAGGCGCGCCGAGACTCCAGCGCCACCGCCGGCTCGCTCGCCGCTGAGATCCGGGCGTTCTTCGAGGAGGCTCTGCCCACTGACGAGATGAGCCGGTCATTTCATCGCGTCGGCGTGTCCCTGGAGTTGCTCGCGGTGACCTCTGCCGACACGCCACACGGTGCTTATGACGCTCACCTCGGATCTCTCGCCGACCATCTCACCGAGGTCTGCCGGGCCGCGGAACCGGGATTGGATGAGGCACAAGCCCGCCAGCTCGCCGTGGAGACGATGGCCCTCTGCCACGGGCTGGGGTCGCTGTTGATGACCGGCCAGGTCTCAGCAGCGGACGTCGAGGCGATCGTCACGAGGTATGTCGGCGCGATCGAAGAGAACCGCGTCTGA